One genomic segment of Hydrocarboniclastica marina includes these proteins:
- a CDS encoding sensor domain-containing diguanylate cyclase, producing the protein MTTKALHKWVLLVFAMLASFIAQGETQVLSPDQDQLQLGPLVEYLEDPKGTLSIDTISSQASGWQPSAQDVLSFGYTASAYWVRFSLKRQSNDDARTRPYVLEIAYPVLDEVDVYVFQGEGPAIHYAMGDQLPYAQRPIDHPNFAIPLEVSPSGVTRVYLRVQSSSSTQIPLTLYQNQKLVEKSYETAVSQALFYGAMLVMVFYNLLIFISIRDVSYLHYVMMVLSMTALLAGMEGLSFKYLWPEVTWINDPLLVISLAGVVSFSALFFRSFLTLPHARPRLSRVALFFAFAPAVTAVAALFLPYRPMMLITLLLAMTGILAGAWIGFLRWRDGFHGARLFNIAWSCLLVAGFLLAVNKLGLVPRDWFSEHIAQLGAGAQAILLSFAMAHRMTYERRMREQAQKESVAAQQQMLNNQIRANEDLDRIVRERTEELEKTNAKLKEISATDGLTNLLNRRAFEETFLTEYKRAYRDKSSLAVLMIDLDHFKLINDQHGHPFGDLCLIRTAEVIRDNLRRPSDIAARYGGEEFILLLPNTDTQGAVCVAKNILESLSQTLMDDGERRLTITASIGVAARVPQDQVSRETLLKGADQNLYAAKESGRNRVEWQVSSADEQ; encoded by the coding sequence GTGACGACGAAAGCTCTCCATAAGTGGGTGCTTCTGGTGTTTGCCATGCTCGCGTCGTTTATCGCGCAGGGCGAAACCCAGGTGCTCAGCCCAGACCAGGACCAGCTTCAACTGGGCCCCTTAGTCGAATATCTCGAAGATCCGAAGGGCACGCTCAGTATCGACACAATCTCCAGCCAGGCATCCGGCTGGCAGCCGTCGGCCCAGGATGTGCTTAGCTTTGGCTATACCGCATCTGCCTACTGGGTGCGTTTCAGCCTCAAGCGGCAAAGTAACGACGATGCCCGCACCCGACCCTACGTACTCGAGATCGCGTATCCGGTGCTTGATGAAGTGGACGTCTATGTCTTTCAGGGCGAAGGGCCGGCTATTCACTACGCGATGGGCGATCAACTCCCCTATGCGCAACGCCCGATTGATCACCCCAACTTCGCGATCCCGCTGGAGGTTAGCCCGAGCGGTGTCACCAGAGTCTACCTGAGAGTACAAAGCAGCTCCTCCACACAGATCCCTCTCACGCTTTACCAGAATCAAAAGCTGGTGGAAAAAAGCTATGAGACCGCTGTCTCGCAGGCCCTGTTCTACGGCGCCATGCTGGTGATGGTCTTCTACAACCTTCTGATATTTATTTCCATCCGCGATGTCAGCTATCTTCACTACGTCATGATGGTGCTGTCCATGACCGCGTTGTTAGCTGGTATGGAAGGGCTCAGTTTCAAGTATCTATGGCCGGAGGTAACCTGGATCAACGACCCGCTTCTGGTCATTTCGCTTGCAGGGGTGGTTAGCTTCTCTGCGCTGTTCTTCCGCAGCTTCCTCACGCTTCCGCATGCTCGCCCCCGGCTGTCGCGTGTCGCTCTGTTCTTTGCCTTCGCCCCAGCTGTCACTGCTGTCGCGGCCCTCTTTCTCCCCTACCGGCCGATGATGCTGATCACCTTGCTGCTGGCTATGACAGGTATACTGGCCGGTGCCTGGATCGGCTTTCTGCGCTGGCGCGACGGCTTCCACGGAGCCAGGCTTTTCAACATCGCCTGGAGCTGCCTGCTTGTCGCGGGCTTCCTGCTGGCGGTCAACAAGCTGGGCCTTGTACCCCGCGATTGGTTTTCTGAACATATCGCGCAGCTCGGCGCGGGTGCGCAGGCGATTCTTCTGTCTTTTGCCATGGCGCACCGCATGACCTACGAGCGACGCATGCGGGAGCAGGCCCAAAAGGAATCTGTAGCGGCTCAACAGCAAATGCTGAACAACCAGATCCGGGCGAATGAGGACCTGGACCGTATCGTCCGTGAACGAACCGAAGAACTGGAGAAGACCAACGCAAAGCTCAAGGAAATCAGCGCAACCGATGGATTGACCAACCTCCTCAACCGCCGCGCATTCGAAGAGACCTTTCTCACGGAATACAAGCGGGCCTACCGCGACAAAAGTTCGTTAGCGGTACTCATGATCGACCTCGACCATTTCAAACTGATCAATGACCAGCATGGCCACCCCTTCGGCGACCTCTGTCTGATCAGGACCGCTGAGGTGATTCGTGACAACCTGCGGCGCCCTTCGGATATTGCAGCGCGCTACGGTGGTGAAGAGTTCATTCTTTTGCTTCCCAACACCGATACCCAAGGCGCAGTCTGCGTGGCGAAAAACATCCTGGAGAGTCTCTCACAAACACTGATGGATGACGGCGAACGACGCCTGACCATCACCGCCAGCATCGGCGTCGCGGCCCGCGTACCGCAGGACCAGGTCAGCCGGGAAACGCTGCTCAAAGGTGCAGACCAGAACCTCTACGCAGCCAAGGAGAGCGGTCGCAACCGCGTCGAATGGCAGGTCTCTTCTGCCGATGAACAGTAA
- a CDS encoding diguanylate cyclase, which yields MTRKLFHWVVLIVALGQASTLSAETIMLDGRVTQFPLGAHIEYLEDVAGILSTDQVRQMRTGWEHSERDVLSFGYSASTYWIRFGLTHSGTGTMPYLLEVAYPVLDHVDVHIFQGDEQIAHYSMGDRVPYSQRPVDHPNYIAPLHVEPNRTTEVYLRIQSSSSIQVPLALYHDLSLVETNFDRGVTQALFYGAMLVMVLYNLLIFFTTRDISYLYYVMSVVSISTLLAGIEGLTFKYIWPDSTWLNDSSLVVALSGMVFFSALFFRSFLAIPRTRPFLGNLLLMFAMLSAVTAVGAFVLPYRLMMLVTIVLAICAILTAFSAGIIRWRDGFHAARYLNVAWSCMLVAGLLLALNKLGFLPRNSFTENVVQIGAGFQTLLLSFALAHRMTYERDMREKAQQESAAAQQNLLQQQVRANEDLDHMVRRRTEELEQANIKLKEIGSTDGLTNLLNRRAFEEIFLVEYKRAYRGKSPLAILMIDLDHFKKINDTYGHPFGDLCLIKAASLIQGSIRRPPDVAARYGGEEFIVMLPDTDVKGAVCVAGNILKDLSGTEIRDGALVTAITASIGVTAAIPDSQSNRDKLLKDADQNLYTAKEKGRNRVEWQAIQLINEHQQD from the coding sequence ATGACAAGAAAACTTTTCCACTGGGTTGTGCTTATAGTCGCACTAGGCCAGGCGTCCACTCTATCTGCCGAGACCATCATGCTCGACGGGCGTGTTACGCAGTTTCCGCTAGGCGCCCACATTGAATACCTGGAGGATGTCGCTGGAATATTGAGCACGGACCAGGTCAGGCAGATGCGAACTGGCTGGGAACATTCCGAACGAGATGTACTCAGCTTTGGTTACAGCGCTTCGACCTACTGGATCCGTTTCGGGCTTACCCATAGCGGCACAGGCACGATGCCCTACCTTCTTGAGGTGGCTTACCCCGTGCTGGATCACGTCGATGTTCATATCTTCCAGGGCGACGAACAAATTGCTCACTACAGCATGGGAGATCGGGTACCTTATTCGCAACGCCCGGTTGACCATCCCAACTATATCGCACCGCTGCATGTCGAGCCTAACAGGACCACGGAGGTCTACCTCCGCATCCAGAGCAGCTCCTCCATACAGGTGCCGCTGGCGCTCTACCATGACCTCAGTCTGGTCGAGACCAATTTTGACCGGGGCGTGACGCAGGCCCTGTTCTACGGTGCCATGCTGGTGATGGTGCTATACAACCTGCTGATTTTCTTCACGACCCGAGACATCAGTTACCTGTATTACGTCATGTCCGTCGTGTCGATTTCCACCCTGCTGGCGGGTATCGAAGGACTTACGTTCAAGTACATCTGGCCGGACAGTACCTGGCTTAACGATTCATCACTGGTGGTGGCGTTAAGCGGTATGGTTTTTTTCTCGGCGCTCTTTTTCCGGAGCTTTCTGGCTATACCACGGACCCGCCCGTTCCTGGGCAATCTACTCCTGATGTTTGCCATGCTTTCCGCGGTCACAGCCGTCGGCGCTTTTGTTCTCCCCTACCGGCTGATGATGCTGGTGACAATTGTCCTGGCGATCTGTGCCATATTGACCGCGTTCTCGGCGGGTATTATTCGTTGGCGAGATGGCTTTCATGCCGCCCGCTACCTCAATGTCGCCTGGAGCTGCATGCTTGTGGCCGGGCTGCTGCTAGCGCTCAACAAGCTCGGATTCCTGCCGCGCAACAGCTTTACTGAAAACGTGGTTCAGATCGGCGCTGGCTTCCAGACACTCTTGCTGTCTTTCGCCCTGGCACACAGGATGACGTACGAACGCGATATGCGGGAGAAAGCTCAGCAGGAGTCTGCGGCAGCGCAGCAGAATCTCTTGCAGCAGCAAGTCCGTGCCAACGAAGACCTCGACCACATGGTGCGCAGGCGTACCGAGGAGCTTGAGCAAGCCAATATCAAGCTGAAGGAGATTGGCTCAACAGATGGGCTGACCAATTTGCTCAACCGGCGCGCGTTCGAGGAAATTTTTCTGGTCGAATACAAGCGGGCGTACCGTGGCAAGTCCCCGCTGGCAATCCTGATGATCGACCTGGACCACTTCAAGAAGATCAATGACACCTACGGTCACCCTTTCGGCGATCTTTGCCTGATCAAGGCTGCCAGTCTGATCCAGGGCAGCATCAGACGCCCGCCCGATGTTGCAGCCCGATACGGCGGCGAAGAGTTCATTGTGATGCTGCCTGACACAGATGTTAAAGGAGCAGTCTGTGTGGCGGGCAATATCCTCAAAGACCTGTCCGGGACGGAGATCCGGGATGGCGCACTGGTAACGGCCATTACGGCGAGTATCGGCGTGACCGCGGCCATTCCAGACAGTCAGTCCAACCGCGACAAGTTGCTGAAGGATGCGGATCAGAATCTCTACACTGCAAAGGAAAAGGGTCGCAACCGGGTCGAGTGGCAAGCCATTCAGCTTATTAACGAACACCAGCAGGATTAA